The Branchiostoma lanceolatum isolate klBraLanc5 chromosome 19, klBraLanc5.hap2, whole genome shotgun sequence DNA segment cAGCACACATCCAACTGCAACTCACGGGACTGACGGCCTTTGTCGTCATAGAGACGGATGTAGACGTTTCCATTTGTTCCAGCGCCGCGATACGACCCAGTCTTCACTTTGACGAGTACGTCGATGCCATCAACCTCACCTAGTCCCTGTAAATACATGAGTTGTATAGTAATATTACAGGAGGGAAACACAGAGCCATCATGCTATTTAATTGCGTCGTTTATAGGTAGCAGGGCTCCGTGCGTATGTAAGATTCCGACCCTTGCGGAATCAACCAACGTTTCCTCGGCATCGTTACAATCATACTACGACTTCATATGATGCGATGAATGTAGAATTTTGAAACTTACGTGACGGATGTCGTCGAAGTGTGATGGAAAGATCTTTTTAAAGTCTTCAGAGTGCTGCACCCAGAATGACTTGATTTTCACTTCGTTGTCAGGCTGTCCAAAGCGAGCAATCTTCGTCCCCGTCCACACCGGCGGCTCCTGGAGTTCCCATCCAAAGAAGGTGTTGAAAATTGCGATGCTGCCTTTGATCACGGACAGCGCGACGTCTTTGCCGGGGCACATGTGGTTGTTGGCCGCAGGTGTATCGGTGAGTCGTCCGTGAAAGATGACGTGGTGTTCCCTGCGAGCTTCACCATCCGGGCCGAGAAACCTGCGCCACACGAAGTCGTCTGGTTTGTCGAATACAGCAGGGTCCCTCAGCGCCCAGTAGGAGCTGGCATACACACGTTCACCTTCCTTAACCTGGAAATAAACGAACAAAGAGATGATGGTATATGGGCTGGAGAGCAGTTAAAGTTCGTAGCACGGTCTCCGTGAAATATCGGTAGTTCTTGTGAATTTCCTGTTGTGGATTTGGAACTTTAGTTATTTCGTACCTCCACTTCACGTTGACCACTCTCCGTTGTGTACTTGACAGTCGTTGAGCGCGTCGCGATGGTGCTAAAGAAGTCTGGACTGGGGCCCGCCCGCAACGCTTCCAAGACGAAGCTCTCAATCTTCGGCATTTCCTCCAGGGCCTGGCGAGTCAGGCCTCCGTGTTTCTTCAGGGCAGCAAGCGCTTCCTCCCGTAGCTCCTCCCGGTCCTCCGCGCTGATGGTGTCCAAGCGGGCGAAGGATGTCAGGAGATTCCCCCTGATGCCGCGGAGCCCGTTGAACACTACCGAGAAGAGCAGTTGGGCCGTTGCCTCTTCTTCTCCCAATCCATGCGATTTGCCAAGATCCATCAGCTTGCGGTATCTTTAAATACATATTAAATGATAGAAAATTTATAGGCTGTGCACACATTATCACTTGGCTACACTTACAACGCATTTAGATAGAAACATTAATTATAAATGAGACGTCAAGTGTTAGTTATATACATTATGAAGAATCGAAATGTTCTCCAACTCTAAAAACACTGTTTCGTTGGAGGGCCGGGTGATGATATTCTGGATACCGAACATGACTACTTTGTGACAGGAGAAAAATCTACATCAGGGCGTGCAACccttctctcaaccgggacgAGGGGCGATATCAACTTCCATTAACCTTTGACACAATTCTGACGTCAAACGTGAATTTTAAACACTCGCGTGTCTAGAATCATTGGGTCAGAATGCTGTGGAAGACTTCGCGAAACAATTGAAAATTCAGGTGAGCACATTTTTTTGAGATCAGTTTAATTCTTCATAATAAGAGACGTCAAACGATTAGCCCTCTCTCGTCGCTTACCTCTCTGATGTCTTTATTTTCCCAAGGATGGACAGCAATGCCTGGCGTGTCTTGTCGAGATCTTCTCCTGCTATTGCTTCCAAGATGTCTGACCTTAATTCAATCGCACCATCTGCATAAAGGTCGACTTCTTCAGCGTTAAAAGGTGGTTTTGATTTCCCAAAGACGGTTGGGAAAAGAGCATCCACCACAACTGCCGTTAACTTTACCTCGAAGTCGCTTGGTTTACTTCCCCATTTAGAGATGTTGGACAGCACGGCCGATGCGGTTGATGCCAGGATTTCTCCGTAAGCCTTTGACATGACTTCTATCAAAAAACCCTTATTTTTCTCGTGGATCTTTCCGTTAGACGTAACGCTTGGACAAACACCTTTCGTGAAGTCCTTCCGGATTTTTGCTACGCCAAAATGGAACTCTTCCTTTCTGAAAAGATCGATGTCGAAGACGGACTGCACGGCCTTGTTTCCGGTCACCACACGACACGGGAAACCGATGTTTTTCTCCACGAAATCCTCCTCACGGTTTGGTGTCAACGTCTGGTTGCTCCATCCCAGCAATTTAAGGGCTCCGATCAGGTTACCCATGGTTATTCGCTGTATATGAAGTGAAAACAAAtcttgttagttagttaaaTACAGTTAGAACAGCTACATTTACGATGGAGCTAGCATCAATTTTCTAATGTGCACTAAATGTAATTCGTGTAGTAGCTGTTCTAAgttagagaaagagagaaagatgGAGGatgggagggagagagggacaGAAACAAGCTGAGATCGAGATACTATCTACTATCTAAGTATCTTCCTTGTACctggtacacacacacacaccaacgcGAGCCGAAAACATTTTTGGCGAAGATAGAAAAGgcatgtgacgtcatcagatTTGGGACGCAGGTATCGACGGATCACACGGCATTTGGTGACGTCGGGCGACGGCTATACATATCTTCTTATGACCGCGTTTCCAGAATCATATCCAGctgttacgtcgatgaaggttagacatccaggtattaagatACTAGTACGTCAAACGACACTAGTACTGAGCTACTCATtgacaaacaactggatagattttaaaACAGTCATGACGTTTTAGtcggatgctgcctgaaacgtctgtttcaaacttcatccagttgcttgagtaactgtcatttggcatatgcagttgcttgagtaactatttgtgGCATATAACTTATTATGTACTACTGTTAGCATTCAAGTGGGTGTGGTCATGATTTCGGCACGGTTACAATAGAATTTGAATATCCAGACTCTCGTGCAGTCACGCGAGATCGTATCACAGGTGAAATATGTCATACGTCATCCAGTGACAGCTCTGCTGAACAAGACCACCTTTATTTGAAACCACCACAACAGAATGTTTGCATTACAAGCGCAATTGAATACGCCTTCAACCTACAGTTGTAGAAACTACAACGGAACACCTGGACATGGCAATAATCTGTATCCTCTGTAAATCCCAACAAGTTCACAcaacattttgttgtattttgttagtCTCTTTTCCTTTGTTGTTCAGTTCATATAACCAAGGAGTTTATTGATTATGCTGCATATAGTATCACAATGTAAAACAGGATGATAACAAGCGAAATATTCATTATctttatcattttgaaatattagtatgCACCCACTTGTAATCGTACGACCTCAAAAACCTGTCTCTCATAAATAATTCAAGTCTAACATGATGTCTATATGGTAGCGGTAGACCTTGGAAATACGTGACAAGTCACACTTATATATCTTTGCCCTGTTATTTCAGTGCAGGGTAGTACATACAGAGCAGTATGAATAAAACTGAAATTTGAAGGAAAACAACACTGCTTCGAGCTATTGTCCATCTGTCATTTCAGACATgaataatcaatcaatatcatCATATGTTTATCTACACATGGCCGGCCTCAGTTATAAGCAATTGCAATACATGCATAATTTTAGTGCCAGGACATGATCGTCTCGCGAATTCTTTTCGACAAATTTCTCACTGTGAACATGGCAGGTAGTTTGCCCGAATACACCGTGCGTCACAATCTCGCTGTGTGTTCAGGGCTACATGTCATGAAATTAAGCACTCAAGAataatcaccaagcagatctGTCGGTGGCAATggcagtatccaactggcaaaagcagtACTCGGTGGCCAATACTgcctttgccagttggatactgccattgccaccgatagatctgcttggagattaactcaAGTCTACCTGGATTCCTTTAACACTTTTAGTTATTCTACAGACATTTCTACATAGGGGCTGAGGGCTGTCACCCACAGCAAGGCTAGTGCGCCCCAACGTTCCAACAGTAGGCGCGGGAGTACTAGTATTACCAGGTGGCAAGGCTAGTGCGCCCCCAACGTTCCAGCAGTAGAATAGCGGGAGTGATGGCAATACTCCCGCTAGCCTACTGTTAGAACAGGGCGGGCGCACTAGCCTTGCTGTGGGTGACGTGGCAGCTCTCTCAGTCCCTCTGTCATGTTTACAGACTAACTaaaagtgctgaagacatgataAGCGTACAAAATGTGCATTACTGACTAGATATTCCTAAACTTCCTTCGGATTAGAAATGACTACAGACATTCCGTACCTTGATTAAAGTAGAGGAGGTAAACTCACGGTGTCGACAGTGGTAGAACACCTGAATtatcacccaaaacacaccaagtgTCGTCTGTCACACACTTTCAATGAGTCATAATATGTCACCATACCCGTCTGGCCCGCCCAGCGCTGAACTATGAACTCGACGAGGACGTCACGTACCAGTGCCCACCAGACATTTTTCGTCATACCTGATTGAGCAGTGAAATGTCACCAAAAGGCGGACGATGACACCCGCCAAGTCTTAGAGGGAGGCGACGCAAATTTCCGtttcgtgaacggtcgttgcctttaagaacggtcgttgccatttctcagaacgggcgttgccattttgaacggtcgttgccaaatcCGAGCGACCGATCTTGAATTCGGAACGCTCGTGGCGTGTTCGGGAACTTCTCGTAACTTCCCGGGTCATAGTAAGCATGTGACCTATTCTTAGACTGACCAACCGCTGTTCTTAGTTCTAATTGCCCAGAGGATTTGTGACTCTCCCCATATGTTTTAGTGCTAGCGTTACAGCTGTTACTCGTTTGTCAACACGTCaagcaaaaagaaagatttctggtctttcaggacaaaataaagtaacatttgGTAGAGCTGATGAACtagggaagcttcggggaagtatGCAATGGGGTAAGTTACGTATACTGGCCTCGaaatctggatataacagcagtcccaCCACCTTGGGGTTTCTAGTATCCACTCGGGCTTCGCCCAGAGCCCTCGGGGAGACTAGAACCCCCTGGTGGGCGAGCGGCATTGCTGTTATACTAGTATCCAGTACATCTTGGCCGCTCCCATCAgctattaccaaggaggttaacctccttgctattacAAAGTAAATCGAACAAAAAGGGCTGTTAACACCCCGGGAGAATATTATTATTAGGGTGAGAAATGAGGACCTGGGCAGGTATGCAAATTGTTCCTGTGTGAATTGAGGGGTGAATGAAAGTCACACCTCATCCGTGTCCTTGTCCAAGGGTAAACAAGGTAGTAAAACttggtgaaaaattattttgacacAAGGGACCAGAACAACATTGATTGCCATACACGCTACATTTCAAGGTCAAATCAAGGATTGATAATCGGCAATATATGTTCCCTAGATTCATATTGTCTcttttgtaaatatttaatTTTCTGGTGCATAATTTGGGGAAACGATTAAAAGTGAAACCCAGCAGCAAGTGACCACCCCTGGTGAAATAACAAATGtttaaggacaacaacaacaagatggcTTCTTGATGGATTTAGAATGTCCTGGCTGGGCTTCCACAAGTTCTGGCGCGAGTGGCTCTTCTTCTGTCGCCACTAGTGTCATTACCCACAATTCTCAGAAATCCGGGAAGTTACGAGAAGTTCCCGAACACTGCACGAGCGTTcggaatagaccgatcctgtcgaacaccatatcgaacgaatagaagaccgatagaaccccctgttctattcagcccacctccgtcaaaaacagcgttggcggggcagaagtGGCACGTGTAatgcagggtacgtatatctgggacaggttttccactgtattggttgaatacatgctcagaacaaaaacgaatttaaaaagaaaatagatcgggcactcaaggagaggaatcttgtaccacatgctgactactacaaagtccgctagcgcagagtttcgtctcttcagttactggtgtgtgaaactggttaacttgaaaatgaacagggaagtgaaaggattcattttaattcttagttactaaataccatgcatctgttatacatgcagtcaatacagtgggaaccctgtcacagatatatgaaccctgttttacacgtgcatcgactgcttgtcagaaactgggcgctgatgcccaccgacaagggaaaactatgcggcgcataccgctttaacattgaccgaaaacattacgctctcactgcaagtacatctaccccctccttagACAACTCTAcctggtggatacagccttcagcaaagaagacatagcattcttatttggcccgctttttttgtttcagtgtcacaaaagctaaaccgaagtcagtggcattattttcaacgtagccgcggcggccatgtttggtccgtcaaaccctgtttttgacggaggtgttcgaaatcgaacagggggcgtggctttgggatcggtctattcaagATCGGTCGATCGgatttggcaacgaccgttcaaaaTGGCAACGTCCGTTCTGAGAattggcaacgaccgttctcaaaggcaacgaccgttcacgaaaGGGAAATTTGCGGAGGCGACGTATGTATATTTGAGAGAGTGATAGTATTACCTGTTGGCAAGGCTAGTGCACCCCCAACGTTCCAACAGTAGAATAGCGGGAGTAGTAGTATTACCTGGTGGCAAGGCTAGTGCACCCCCAATTCGCACCAATCCAGCAGTAGGATAGTGGGAGTGATGGTAGTACTCCCGCTAGCCTACTGTTAGAACGGGGCGGGCGCACTAGCCTTGCTGTGGGTGACGTGGCAGCTCTCTCAGTCTCTCTGTCATGTTTAAAGACTAACTaaaagtgctgaagacatgatccacggacaaaatgtacattacatTTACAGTGACTAGATACACCTAACTTTCTTCGGAATAGAAATGACTACAGCTGAGAACGCATACCTTGAATAAAGTAGAGGAGATAATCTGGCGGTGTAATCAGTGGTAGAACACGTCACACAAAAGACACCAGGCCACGTATACGTATGATTTGACATAAAGTGTCACCATAACCGCCATGAGCCACACTAGCTAGCTCTGAACTATGAACCGGCAGCAAAGAAGTCACCAGGCAACTTTCGTGGTGGACGATAATACCATACTGTTTAGAGGGGCGATGTACCCTTGAGCTAGGTTCTTTCTCCCTGGTCCCCCAAGCAGATGCGGGCCGGATAAGTtgaatcgcgaatcagcgctcacCCCAAGACGCCGGTGCCGCCCGGGAAGCCTGCAAGACCCTGTAACTGAGGAGGCTGTGCAATTGACTACCACTTGCCTCCTTGCTCTAAGAGATCCTCTAATGACCTCTAATGGAACTCCACGGCTTTGGAGtttatacatataacgttacattattgaTAAATTCTACGGCCGTTGACGGGCTAACGCTGGACTGAGGTCGTGGAGTTCAGAGTTCATTGATGtagtaacaagagttctacgacctcataccttcgccaaatgatctttaataacctttatgactgacgtattgggagtgtttctcatcaattatgaatcataccagttggtcgtcttcacccaaataacataagttgtccaaagtaggactatgagctaaacaaagaaggttatgctaacatttatcatcaattatgcaaatgagctccttattagcataatttgattcaatggtgttcacattcacactacttccaaatgccacaagtatgaaattgccgtcattaactagtatggaattatagtagtttgacattaattatacaaataagtctacatttgcatattttctatctatcaacattcctttcttcctcagttacaaattcgcatatttgaatagtcatatcatggaacacagcgggtttttaaattgcctcattaattatgcaaattagaatctgatttgcatcattatcatccaatcaaacaaagcaccacgtaagttatagagttatagtatttctcattaattatgcaaaagaggtcttcatttgcatagttgatatttatcactatttctctcttcctcggtcatgtcacatgtttgtgagtcctattatggaatttggaggatgtatcaattttcatcattagttatgcaaattagatactgatttgcataataagtattaaatcatgtaaatcatcactcaagctatccacttagcaaaaagcatgaccatccatcaagcccttcttgagttattccctttcacagtctgaagcaaaacctactcctgcagtcccagaaaatgccgctagggtgtccaaaccgataccttttactctctttccaaagagctatctaccactcaaaagtcggttccatagcatatccaaaacatgagatatcaaaacaggaatttccgctgcagtactataacaagccgctagggggcccaaaatctaatcattttcaggtctcaccaagacctaccaacatgccaaatatcaagacaacccatccaggcattcttgagttatgctggtcttcttatacatacaaacgctaccctatgcataaccttctcggcgaaggtaactacttgcGCAGTGCCTTGaggaacagtgcaatttcacaagatcaagatctaaAAGTCAGTGAGAAGCCAATTTGTGCCAGCCAACACGTTTTAGGCGACACGGTAAAAccccctggcccaatgggaatatctccttactacaccagtaacacttcccCTACACGAGTAACACATTCCAGCTGGTACCCTGAGCTAGTAGTATATACAgactcatacaatataacacattttacacttttctcgttaattatgcaaagtacttcgcccaaaatctaatcatcttgagatttcccacatacacatcaacacaccaaatataacaacaatccatccaggcgttctcgacttattctgttcactaacagacacacagacaagcatcaaaacatagacttctcgGCGAAGTCAATGACGGTCAGACCTCCACGGGAGGAGTTTGTAGATTGGTGGAAAATTCCACGACCGTGACCAACGGGGCCGCAAGGCTGTGAagattttttattcttttctttttagtcGAGTAAACTCCTTTACTCTACGGTCGTAGACGGAATAATACTGGCCTggggccgtggagttcatcgaGTAAATTAAGTGATGAATTAAGTTATTTAGCAGCAACTCTGTGGTACTGAAGCGCCGACTTGTATTGCATGACAGTACTGCAACCTTGTAATGTTAACTCTCTGGACTGAATTATTAGACCGGAAACAATATGGCAACCGGAAAATGTCAGAATTCGAAGATGGCAGCGCACGTCGATGTCCGGACGATTGCAAAGTAGTTTTCACTATCGCGAACCTGCAACAATAAATTATATTTTTCCCACCACCCAATGAGTCTTGTACTTGTAGAGTGTTACAAGTTCACCCCTCGGTGTTGGCACAGGATATACTTCTGTGCCTGAACTCGAGCAGTCCGACTGAGAGCGTCTCTAACAAGCGTACAAATATTAGACCATATGATCTATGAGCGAATTTCCGAGAAAATTACGTCAGAGGTCATTGACGTTTCGCCAGGTACAGGCAGGTACTATGACTCATATTACTAGTACCCTTgcctgcagcgccacctagcggtggACATGTTTTGTTCCTTGACGTCATCACCATCCAGCTGATGTGCATAGGTGTCCTTACAAAGTGCCTGAAAAATAAGTTATTTTATAAACCGTGCTTCAAGCTACTCCAAAATACCACTTATATTTCAATAGATATTATCTATATTCTAATTTTGATCAATAAAATCATGTCATTTAGCTGATTTATTGTAATGTGAAAAGGATATATTTAGGCACTAATGATAAGACGGAAATGGCGGACGAATTTTCTTGGAAGGACGCATAGACTGGCGGAAATTCGTGCAACACCTACAATGAAATCGTGACATTGTCGTGTAACAGTCTGGTTTTCTCGTTTTTCAGACCAAATTTCTGCCCGATCTAGACTACAAAGGTTTCTGAGGGACCCCTAGAAGTGTTTGGGGCCTGGTTTCGGGGGTATTTCCACGGGAAAAGACCATGATCGCCCGAGTTTTGACCGTGGTTGTTTTGGGGTTGGTGGCAGCAGCGGACGGTGAGTCacaaatttttgttttctttccatacatttttttctccgtTTGATAATCTCATTATATGTCTGGAAACTAACTTGGTTGCTTCTCAAGCATAAAATTTCGGCCCTTCACTTACTGATCCTACCTTGTTTTCGTCAGTTTGGGAAAACAAACGTTTTGTGATGCAAGTTTTTGTTTACCCATTTTTCCTACACAACATTCGTATGGATTTTTGGACAAGTTTGTCACAAGATTCGTgtcaaagaaacaagaaaaacaaacatagaCATTGTGGTATTGCATCCAGGTTTTAGATACTTTTCATGattcactacatgtatgtttcaaatGACAAAAGGACAAATTATGATTTACATATAACTATGATAGTTGATACTAAATGTCTATGTAGGGGTTTGATttagaaatgtaacgttaca contains these protein-coding regions:
- the LOC136425401 gene encoding uncharacterized protein, with the protein product MGNLIGALKLLGWSNQTLTPNREEDFVEKNIGFPCRVVTGNKAVQSVFDIDLFRKEEFHFGVAKIRKDFTKGVCPSVTSNGKIHEKNKGFLIEVMSKAYGEILASTASAVLSNISKWGSKPSDFEVKLTAVVVDALFPTVFGKSKPPFNAEEVDLYADGAIELRSDILEAIAGEDLDKTRQALLSILGKIKTSERYRKLMDLGKSHGLGEEEATAQLLFSVVFNGLRGIRGNLLTSFARLDTISAEDREELREEALAALKKHGGLTRQALEEMPKIESFVLEALRAGPSPDFFSTIATRSTTVKYTTESGQREVEVKEGERVYASSYWALRDPAVFDKPDDFVWRRFLGPDGEARREHHVIFHGRLTDTPAANNHMCPGKDVALSVIKGSIAIFNTFFGWELQEPPVWTGTKIARFGQPDNEVKIKSFWVQHSEDFKKIFPSHFDDIRHGLGEVDGIDVLVKVKTGSYRGAGTNGNVYIRLYDDKGRQSRELQLDVCWKDDFEKGSEGQYKLKDVKVAPAILKMELFRDGSNPDDDWYCDYVSVQLNPDNNGPTYDFPVHRWIKKNDHVWLIPGKCELSLDDPTTKDR